A stretch of DNA from Deltaproteobacteria bacterium:
CCTCAGGAGCGCCTTTCTCAAAGAAGTGCCGGTGTACATTCCGGCCTTTACCGATTCGGAACTGGCCCTGGATGTGGCCAGCTGGATGGTGCGTCAGAACATGAAAAGAGATGAAGAAAAAGGTCTTATGCAAGCTCTGAGTGAGATGGTGTTCGCCTTCAATCCATTCCTGGATCTGGCCTCCTACACCAGGAGGGTGTTGCAGGCCGAGAGGCTGGGCATATTCACTATTGGGGGCGGCGTGCCCCGGAACTGGGCCCAGCAGGTGAGTCCCTTCCTGGAGATACTGCAGCACAGATGCTCGAGATCGCTGCCGCTCAGGAAATTTTCCTATGGCGTGCGCATATGCCCTGAGCCGGCGCACTGGGGTGGCCTGAGCGGCTGCACCTATTCCGAGGGAGTCTCCTGGGGGAAGTTTCATTCTCCTGGGGGTGGCCTGAGCGGCTGCACCTATTCCGAGGGAGTCTCCTGGGGGAAGTTTCATTCTCCTGGAGAGGGCGGCAGGTTTGCTGAAGTTTTGTGCGATGCCACCGTGGCCTGGCCAATTCTCGTGCGAGGGGTGAAAGAGCGGCTGGACAAGCAGCGTGAGTCGACGAATTCAGCGGCACAGATCTCTGGCAGGGAGGCTGGCGATCTGTAAGCAGATGGTGCGGCAAGGCATTCAGGAAGCCACTGCTACTCCACAGGCTTTGTCCCGGGCGGCTGAGGAAGCATTGCTTCGAGGTTATCATCTTACAGGGAGAAAAGAGTGTTATGTTTTACGGCAAGCGGAGTCAATTGTCCCCTGCTGCTGGGCAGCAGTGTGTTCGTGGACGCGTGACAGAAGCCTCCTCCGATCTCTTCAGAATAAGGAATCAGGACGGCCTTTTCGAGATCGCTGCAGCCAGAGGGCAGCTGCCGCACAGGGGTGACATTGTCGAGGTGCTCGTGGACGACAGCCGCTCTCCTCCCCGGGCAGTGTCTCTTCGTCGCCTGGTGGCTCCGCTGCGGGATCCCCTGGAGCATTCCGACAGCCTCTTCTATCGATTGCATCATGGCCGGGGCAGGGTAAGAGACCTCTTGCTGTGCAAGTCGAAAGCCCTGGCCCTAGTGCGCCGCTTTTTTGCTTCCCGTGGGTTTGTGGAATGGCAGACCCCTCGCCTGGTTGCCTCACCGGGAATAGAAGTAC
This window harbors:
- a CDS encoding deoxyhypusine synthase family protein; translation: MMSNVNRRNTADYGNGLSDRLEPLSPIDIKRTEDFDHLLRQMQKTSFTGRSLGEAAEVLAAMVADEKCLVVATFSGAMTVAKMGLLICDMIDWGWINIIVSTGALVAHGFVEAAGMLHFKHRGEFDDEMLYRRGYNRIYDTLELEKNLDRTERIIGEILDKLDTDKPFSSELLCRELGRWLAGSTREPGILRSAFLKEVPVYIPAFTDSELALDVASWMVRQNMKRDEEKGLMQALSEMVFAFNPFLDLASYTRRVLQAERLGIFTIGGGVPRNWAQQVSPFLEILQHRCSRSLPLRKFSYGVRICPEPAHWGGLSGCTYSEGVSWGKFHSPGGGLSGCTYSEGVSWGKFHSPGEGGRFAEVLCDATVAWPILVRGVKERLDKQRESTNSAAQISGREAGDL